A segment of the Carya illinoinensis cultivar Pawnee chromosome 1, C.illinoinensisPawnee_v1, whole genome shotgun sequence genome:
TTTGAATTTGTCTCATTTATCAGTATCATGTGCTAATTATGAATATTGGTTCCATTTCATTGGCCAACTTAATGAATATCAATCTTAAGTGATCTTGTGTTGAGTTTAATGGAGATTGTATGTATCAGGAGAAGAGGAGCGTGCGTCCAACCTTCTCGGCTGATCGTATTTATGGGGGAGCTTTATTGGCAATGTGCtcaaatgattttatttgtttctatgATTGGGCTGAATGCAGGTTGATTAGAAGAATTGATGTTAATGTGAAAGTAAGTAACAACATATTATCATATCCCTTTTCAGTTGCCCTTTTTTTCATCTGTACTATTTTCTATGTTTCACTCTTTCATTTTAATCTCAGAACCTCTATTGGGCTGATAGTGGAGATTTGGTGGCAATTGCCAGTGATACATCATTCTACATCCTGAAGTACAGTGTAAGGATCTTTTTAATCTTGCCTTCcacttaaaattttctttgtaggagactaattattttttttctgcttttatGTGCCCACTCTCTTATGTGTGATTTAGTGCAATTTATTATGAACTTGATTTGATCTTCAATTGCAGAGGGACGTAGTTTCTTCTCATTTCGATAGTGGAAGACCTGTAGATGAGCAAGGTGTTGAGGATACCTTTGAACTTCTTCATGAAGTGAATGAACGTGTCAGAACTGGTATATGGGTTGGGGATTGTTTCATTTATAACAACTCCTCCTGGAGGCTCAATTACTGTGTTGGCGGTGAGGTATAGTCCATTTTTTGGCTGAAACTTGTCCACTATATCCAGATTTTCTCCATCCATGGATTTGAAAGGCCATCTTGATAATTACTCTTATTTATTTAGGTGACAACAATGTTTCATTTGGACCGGCCAATGTATTTGTTGGGTTATCTTGCGGGTCAAAGTCGGGTGTATCTAATTGACAAAGAGTTCAAGTAAGTAGGGTTTTGGTCGCTGTCAATGGAAGTCAATAGCCGTTTGGTTTATCTTTAACCTTTTATTGTATATTCTATTTGGTCATGCAGCGTTATTGGATACACATTACTTGTTAGCTTGATTGAGTATAAGACTCTTGTGATGCGTGGAGACCTAGAAAGGGCCAGTGAAGTGTTACCTTCAATTCCGAAGGAGCATCATAATAGGTATGTATAGAATTTGAATTGGCAAAATGAAGGCAAtggcattttaatttttcttatttacaaaattttatttttattttatacattCGGCTGTTTGGACACTAGCGTTTCATTTATGGTCCAACCAGTTGGAAATGATTTGTTTCTAGGCATATTAGTGGCATCCCCTGTTGCTCTCACCTTATGTTTCTATTGGGTAGATGTTGGACGTCAGTGTCCTGTTCATTATAAAAGTATATCATTTACATGTCTATGATTTGTATGTTTTTTCAAGATGGGTGGTGACCATCTCTGCATATTGGATCTCTCTCGTCAGATCTTTTTGTACTAAAATTATTATGGAACTCTTTTACTGCTGATATATGTGAAATTTCAGGGATCGAAATGTTTTGTGGATCCTAAATAAtggttttcttttattgatAGTGTGGCTCGTTTCTTGGAATCACGTGGAATGATTGAGGATGCTCTTGAAGTAGCTACAGACCCTGATTATAGATTCGAACTGGCCATACAGCTTGGAAGATTAGAGGTTGCAAAGGTAAATCTAAGTCATTTATGTTTAGAGGTTATAAGTAGCCTTGAGAACTATTGTCTACTCGAGCATTggaacatttttaattttcttttgaagaataataTGTTCAATGATCAATTATTGCCCAAGTAATATTCATATGCTTTTTTGGCAGAGCATTGCCTCGGAAGTGCAGAGTGAGTCTAAATGGAAGCAATTGGGAGAATTGGCTATGTCCACTGGAAAGGTCTTGATCTGCATTATAATATTGCCAATATAAATTTCACTGCATTAGAAAAGAATCTTGGTTTCTTTTTCCTACTCTCCACATCTGTATGATAGGATACTGTGTCAAAAAATTGAACGCATGCTTGGATTTTCTTATTAAATGAACTGTTAACTTGTCTAGGGTTTatgtaataatttttaaattaaaaagagctCATATCTCATTTAGCTCTAGGTATGGACAATTAAGACAGTAATCTAGGGTTGAAAATTGTTCAAAGCTTTCTGATTTAAACCTGACAAATGTGGGTCAAAATTTTCTTATGCTCCTAGCAGTCTCCTATTAGATGTTGGTGGTTTGATTCTTACCCTCTTGTCGCATGGAAAATGTTTACCGAGCCGCAATTCTCTAGAAATTTATCCTATTAAATGCTTGTTTTTGTTTAGATTTTTCACATGATTGACATTACTCTCTTATTGGAGTGTTGCAGTTAGAAATGGCTGAGGAATGTTTAAAGCATGCAATGGACTTGAGTGGTTTATTGCTGCTCTATTCTTCTTTAGGTGATGCTGAAGGGATATCACAACTTGCATCCCGTGCTAAAGAGCAGGGAAAGAACAATGTTGCGTTTATGTGCTTATTCATGTTGGGTAAATTGGAAGAGTGTCTTCAGCTGTTGTTGGAAaggtatattttaattatatttttttattcttataaaaaaaattatatttttttattctatacTTGAAGTGTGAGAATATAAttcttgaaataatatttttgcagCAATCGGATACCTGAGGCTGCCTTGATGGCACGATCTTATCTTCCAAGCAAGGTCTCAGAGATAGTTGCAATTTGGAGGAAGGACCTCAATAAGGTTACTGTTTTTCACCTGTTCATTGTGCTTGGTTCAGATTTTGTAATAACAGGCCTTGGTCACCCAATATCAGTTATAAGGTTGTGATAACAAATACTGGCTATAGCCTATTGTAATTCAAAAGGCTGTGCTTAATCATGTACATATATTTGTATGGATCTATCCTTGTTTGATTGTGTAGATTGTTAAACGTAACTTTGTTTTTGTAGGTTAATCCAAAAGCTGCCGAATCTTTAGCTGACCCTGAGGAGTATCCTAATTTGTTTGAGGATTGGCAAGTTGCTCTTTCTGTAGAGTCCAGAGTTGCCGAGACGAGGTACTAAGCACTCATGCATTTACCAACCAACTTTTTGCTGGATAATGTTTTACTTCTTATCAAGCCTTTCTCCATGCATACTATCCAAAtagataatatttatttattttaataagagaGTTTGTATTAACTTTGTTTGTTTGACTGCTTTGTAGGGGTGTTCATCCTCCGGCACGTGAATATGTTGACTATGCTGATAGATCACACCACACACTTGTGGAGGCTTTCAGAACCATGCAAGTGGATGATGAGGAACCCCTTGAAAATGGAGACTCAAATCATGAGGTAGACCATACCTATAGATTTCTAGTGGAAaatgtcttttatttatttaatgcaaATAGGTCCATAATTTTATGTGGGCAACATTTTAGAGATGTCTGGTATGTACAGCGTTTTTCTGTGTCaaattctttgatgtgcttgtaTCAatctgatttctttttttttttcatgatcacGTGAACTTATGTTATGGGTTGCAGAATGGAGAGGAACAGAATGCAGAGGAACACAATGGTGAAGAAGAAAGCCAAGAGGAGGTCATCGTAGTGGATGCTGATTCAACAGATGGTGCGGTACTCGTTAACGGTAACGAGGCTGAAGAAGAGTGGGGTACGAATAATGAAGGAACCCCGTCCGCCTAAAAGCAATTGGTTGGGCCAGTATGAAAATCCAAATTTTGTATCTGGTGATTAATTGATTCTAAAGTGCCACTTCTAACTCCCATTTTCGCAActtgcttttttgttttctcctcGCACTTTATCTACTAGAACTAACCCTACAACTACTTATGATTGTAATTATCcgtcatttttgtttttgttgttttgtcaTTGGTATGCTTTATCTATAGGAACTATATTTTCAGCATTTGTATGCATCACATCTAGTATGCTACTGTATAGCAAATGACCAACTCCTGTCTGCTAGTTGTAGTAACATCAACATATGAATTTCTTTGCATTTGATTCTTAGAGCCATATAACTTCCGTAGGTTGTATTACATTCATTTGGCTAGTTGCTTCTCGTATCATATGGAATTTACATCTTAATGATCTGTTGGAGGTTTATTCGATTTCAATTTCTAGTTTAATCTTCAAAGAGTCCGTTGCTCTCCAATCTTTTGCTTATTACAAGTATGGACACAAAATTAcagatgttttttcttttcttcattgcTTATGCGTGCGCACCAATTCATGTATAAATTGTTGATTTGTGTGTATAGATAATTTTTCTACTCTTCATTGCTAGGAACTTGATTTAggtcccccccaccccccacaaaaaaaaaggaaaaagaaaaaaatttctcttGTTTTGCCTTATTTAACTTTTGAATATTTAttgatctgttttttttttttttttttttttttttttttttttttttttttaacatgaaaGTTTAGGTATTTATATCATGACTCGGTTCTTCCTTTCTGTTGGCAGTGCTTACGTCACACCAGTAGGTTCCCAGCTGTATGGATCTCTTACTTGAGGTGAGAAACgatgagagaaaataaaagggaaATGTCAGATGTAATGaatagattcttttttttttttttttctaggcaagattaatatcatattaattaacGCAGAGAATAGTGTTATAAATACATGCCAGTGTTTAATCTATCCAGACATGCATAGATGCTAACCAGACATGCATGCGCCTGTTCATTAAacagaaaggaagaaaaaaacaaaaacaaaaatgaagaatCTCTACAATGGCTCAATAATCTGTAATTATAATCATTAGTTTTGGACTCTTTTGGAGAAAAGATTTTGCATATGGTATTTGGTAGAAGTCCGTGTGGTTTTTCACATAGCCATCGGGGTAAAAACTGATTTATTTTGGAGTGCCTCTGGACGCATATAagcaatgttttttttatttaattcccaAGTTTTTGGAAACGAATGCAATAATTGTTATTTGtgattatatattttcatggtATAAACAGACTTTCAGTGTTGAATGGAAATTAAATCATCTTTTGCGAAATTgaccaaatattatttcaaaaggAGGTTCCTCTCTTAATCTGTCTAATTCCTCTCCTTTTCAATACCAGGTTTCCTGAAGGGGGGGTACATGTATGAGTGATTTATAGGGGACTGGTTGTTTCTCTTACCCGATGTTGTGGCTTTGTAGCACGTTGAATTTTGTCGTTGGGCACATGGTAAAAAAAGTTTCTTAGGTTCACTTGCTCTTTCAATTGTCCCCCCCTACCCTTCCTCTTTTTAGCTTATTCTGAGGTTTTGTCATGACTTCTTCTGTGCCTTTGTGGATGTAGAGAAGGTTGAATTAGTGATTATTACCcagattttgttttattttttacaattcgGATTCTAGATATTCTTGGTTCCCTGGTTTGTCGAGGGGAATCTTCTTGCATTGTAAACGTGCCTtataataatcatttcatatttGTGAGCTTTATCAAATTGATGGACGtctcaataaataaatagagattcTTTAATAGCGATTCCACCAATTCGTTTTCTCATCCTTTTTTATTCCAAGGTGGTGATTGAGAGTTTTTCCATATGAATGCAAATGCTTCAATCTTTTGAGACGTCGAGAATCTGACTTTGATCGGGTATTAGCCTGAAACACTTGGTTGTGTAAGGTTATGCTGAACTAATGGATTATTTCTCCAACTCCAAAAGAGTTGGAATAATCTCATCCGTTCTCTCGTATAAAATTGGTGAGTTTGGTCCGGTATCAgtttcattctttttaaaatcgGTCTAAATCAGTTcggttttagtttttctttttctaatatcgGATCAAATcggctcatatatatattttaattttttattttgtataaaatatgtttatatgatttttatatatcattatatataaaataattttgtatttatatgataaattattaattaatataacattaaaatttaaaatcctatctaaataactatatattatcactatagtctatgatataattataatatatattataatatattacaatatattatcattatattattatacattataatatatataatattatatataatgtatataaatatataatatatcaaaaaaatcagaccaaaattaataaaatcaaaagtACCCGTTTATGAGTTATCATTGTGGTATTGGttccttaaatattaaaattatatctaaaatcaaattgaaacgGATTGGTTATACtcttaataaaaaattgaagaaaatgtttgagggattttgaaataaaaaagttgCTATAAAATTTAACGGGATGTTGTGAAAGTAATGGGCCTCACCTTAAGATATGTTTGGATAGTTTTGTTCCTCCATTGGATGCAagcaaaaaggaaatgaaaaatcccatcagaaatgaagataagttaaattatatatattttttcacataATTAAATTGTAGAGAATCAAAAGCCCAAAACAGCCTTTTTTAATTTGGGCTCGAAAGCCCAAACGCGAATCAATGCCTTGCCATTGCCAGTACAGCCCGACTCCGCACGTGTCACAATTTGAGCTCTGTAACACGCAAAATCCTATGCAACTGAGTCGCAAATCCTTATTCAACATTTGCCGGTAACGCACTGATAAAACCCCTTGTGCAGCTGAATTGAGAAGGGCAAGAAACCCTCAGTAACTTCTCATATCCAAACCCTTCAATCTGACTAGCTTTTCTTTCctctattttaagaaaattaattattattttgtttaacatctctctctctctctctctctctctgaggatTTCGCTT
Coding sequences within it:
- the LOC122282649 gene encoding coatomer subunit beta'-2-like isoform X3 → MPLRLEIKRKLAQRSERVKSADLHPTEPWILASLYSGTVCIWNYQSQTMAKSFEVTELPVRSAKFIARKQWVVAGADDMFIRVYNYNTMDKVKVFEAHTDYIRCVAVHPTLPYVLSSSDDMLIKLWDWEKGWVCTQIFEGHSHYVMQVTFNPKDTNTFASASLDRTIKIWNLGSPDPNFTLDAHQKGVNCVDYFTGGDKPYLITGSDDHTAKVWDYQTKSCVQTLDGHTHNVSAVCFHPDLPIIITGSEDGTVRIWHSTTYRLENTLNYGLERVWAIGYMKGSRRVVIGYDEGTIMVKLGREEPVASMDNSGKIIWAKHNEIQTVNIKSVGADLEVADGERLPLAVKELGTCDLYPQNLKHNPNGRFVVVCGDGEYIIYTALAWRNRSFGSALEFAWSSDGEYAARESTSKIKIFSKNFQEKRSVRPTFSADRIYGGALLAMCSNDFICFYDWAECRLIRRIDVNVKNLYWADSGDLVAIASDTSFYILKYSRDVVSSHFDSGRPVDEQGVEDTFELLHEVNERVRTGIWVGDCFIYNNSSWRLNYCVGGEVTTMFHLDRPMYLLGYLAGQSRVYLIDKEFNVIGYTLLVSLIEYKTLVMRGDLERASEVLPSIPKEHHNSVARFLESRGMIEDALEVATDPDYRFELAIQLGRLEVAKSIASEVQSESKWKQLGELAMSTGKLEMAEECLKHAMDLSGLLLLYSSLGDAEGISQLASRAKEQGKNNVAFMCLFMLGKLEECLQLLLESNRIPEAALMARSYLPSKVSEIVAIWRKDLNKVNPKAAESLADPEEYPNLFEDWQVALSVESRVAETRGVHPPAREYVDYADRSHHTLVEAFRTMQVDDEEPLENGDSNHENGEEQNAEEHNGEEESQEEVIVVDADSTDGAVLVNGNEAEEEWVLTSHQ
- the LOC122282649 gene encoding coatomer subunit beta'-2-like isoform X1, whose amino-acid sequence is MPLRLEIKRKLAQRSERVKSADLHPTEPWILASLYSGTVCIWNYQSQTMAKSFEVTELPVRSAKFIARKQWVVAGADDMFIRVYNYNTMDKVKVFEAHTDYIRCVAVHPTLPYVLSSSDDMLIKLWDWEKGWVCTQIFEGHSHYVMQVTFNPKDTNTFASASLDRTIKIWNLGSPDPNFTLDAHQKGVNCVDYFTGGDKPYLITGSDDHTAKVWDYQTKSCVQTLDGHTHNVSAVCFHPDLPIIITGSEDGTVRIWHSTTYRLENTLNYGLERVWAIGYMKGSRRVVIGYDEGTIMVKLGREEPVASMDNSGKIIWAKHNEIQTVNIKSVGADLEVADGERLPLAVKELGTCDLYPQNLKHNPNGRFVVVCGDGEYIIYTALAWRNRSFGSALEFAWSSDGEYAARESTSKIKIFSKNFQEKRSVRPTFSADRIYGGALLAMCSNDFICFYDWAECRLIRRIDVNVKNLYWADSGDLVAIASDTSFYILKYSRDVVSSHFDSGRPVDEQGVEDTFELLHEVNERVRTGIWVGDCFIYNNSSWRLNYCVGGEVTTMFHLDRPMYLLGYLAGQSRVYLIDKEFNVIGYTLLVSLIEYKTLVMRGDLERASEVLPSIPKEHHNSVARFLESRGMIEDALEVATDPDYRFELAIQLGRLEVAKSIASEVQSESKWKQLGELAMSTGKLEMAEECLKHAMDLSGLLLLYSSLGDAEGISQLASRAKEQGKNNVAFMCLFMLGKLEECLQLLLESNRIPEAALMARSYLPSKVSEIVAIWRKDLNKVNPKAAESLADPEEYPNLFEDWQVALSVESRVAETRGVHPPAREYVDYADRSHHTLVEAFRTMQVDDEEPLENGDSNHENGEEQNAEEHNGEEESQEEVIVVDADSTDGAVLVNGNEAEEEWGIYIMTRFFLSVGSAYVTPVGSQLYGSLT
- the LOC122282649 gene encoding coatomer subunit beta'-2-like isoform X2 translates to MPLRLEIKRKLAQRSERVKSADLHPTEPWILASLYSGTVCIWNYQSQTMAKSFEVTELPVRSAKFIARKQWVVAGADDMFIRVYNYNTMDKVKVFEAHTDYIRCVAVHPTLPYVLSSSDDMLIKLWDWEKGWVCTQIFEGHSHYVMQVTFNPKDTNTFASASLDRTIKIWNLGSPDPNFTLDAHQKGVNCVDYFTGGDKPYLITGSDDHTAKVWDYQTKSCVQTLDGHTHNVSAVCFHPDLPIIITGSEDGTVRIWHSTTYRLENTLNYGLERVWAIGYMKGSRRVVIGYDEGTIMVKLGREEPVASMDNSGKIIWAKHNEIQTVNIKSVGADLEVADGERLPLAVKELGTCDLYPQNLKHNPNGRFVVVCGDGEYIIYTALAWRNRSFGSALEFAWSSDGEYAARESTSKIKIFSKNFQEKRSVRPTFSADRIYGGALLAMCSNDFICFYDWAECRLIRRIDVNVKNLYWADSGDLVAIASDTSFYILKYSRDVVSSHFDSGRPVDEQGVEDTFELLHEVNERVRTGIWVGDCFIYNNSSWRLNYCVGGEVTTMFHLDRPMYLLGYLAGQSRVYLIDKEFNVIGYTLLVSLIEYKTLVMRGDLERASEVLPSIPKEHHNSVARFLESRGMIEDALEVATDPDYRFELAIQLGRLEVAKSIASEVQSESKWKQLGELAMSTGKLEMAEECLKHAMDLSGLLLLYSSLGDAEGISQLASRAKEQGKNNVAFMCLFMLGKLEECLQLLLESNRIPEAALMARSYLPSKVSEIVAIWRKDLNKVNPKAAESLADPEEYPNLFEDWQVALSVESRVAETRGVHPPAREYVDYADRSHHTLVEAFRTMQVDDEEPLENGDSNHENGEEQNAEEHNGEEESQEEVIVVDADSTDGAVLVNGNEAEEEWGTNNEGTPSA